In Nocardioides dokdonensis FR1436, the following are encoded in one genomic region:
- a CDS encoding wax ester/triacylglycerol synthase family O-acyltransferase, which produces MTTRVRSRDLAFLAEETAATPRHNATVEIFEPGESGFDHERLLELIEDRISFVPRYRQRLQPVPGRLANPVWIDDPDFDLGYHVRRSALPRPGTPEQLRELVARIVSRPLDRTKPLWEVYVVEGLADGRVALLYKAHQALVDGVETVDLAQVLLDTSPEPKSLGGDEWHAWRPPTSSSLVLGAVRDNLTRPRVLGQTLRSTSAAAARTADAAGERAGRVLGAVTGRRHEGETPISGRHSQQRRVVSVHTDLADYQRIREVHGGTVNDVILATITGGLRGWLMTRTESLAGLRRVRAVVPVSVIDRELEATSLGSQIEAHVVDLPVGEASPVVRLHQVSYAFKSHQETGRGVAANRLAGIAGFAPSTFHAIGSRVAAWENVRGLQLVVTNVPGPQSPLYAAGARMVATYPVPPLLPGHLLAIGVTSYDGGVSFGLTVDRDKVPDAEVLGTCLTEALDELLDTVTGARPRVPRGRRTKKPSRP; this is translated from the coding sequence ATGACCACTCGGGTGCGCTCGCGCGACCTGGCCTTCCTGGCTGAGGAGACGGCCGCCACGCCGCGGCACAACGCCACCGTGGAGATCTTCGAGCCCGGGGAGTCGGGATTCGACCACGAACGGCTGCTCGAGCTGATCGAGGACCGCATCTCGTTCGTGCCGCGCTACCGCCAGCGCCTGCAACCGGTCCCCGGCCGGCTGGCCAACCCGGTGTGGATCGACGACCCCGACTTCGACCTCGGCTACCACGTACGCCGCTCCGCGCTGCCGCGTCCCGGCACCCCCGAGCAGCTGCGCGAGCTGGTCGCGCGCATCGTCTCCCGCCCGCTGGACCGCACCAAGCCGCTCTGGGAGGTCTACGTCGTCGAGGGCCTCGCCGACGGCCGCGTGGCGCTGCTCTACAAGGCCCACCAGGCGCTGGTCGACGGCGTCGAGACCGTCGACCTGGCCCAGGTGCTGCTCGACACCTCCCCGGAGCCCAAGTCGCTCGGCGGCGACGAGTGGCACGCCTGGAGGCCTCCGACCTCGTCGAGCCTGGTGCTCGGCGCCGTGCGCGACAACCTGACCCGGCCCCGGGTGCTGGGCCAGACGCTGCGCAGCACGTCGGCCGCTGCGGCCCGGACCGCCGACGCGGCGGGCGAGCGGGCCGGGCGGGTGCTGGGCGCGGTCACCGGGCGCCGCCACGAGGGGGAGACCCCGATCAGCGGACGGCACTCCCAGCAGCGCCGGGTGGTGTCGGTGCACACCGACCTCGCCGACTACCAACGCATCCGCGAGGTCCACGGCGGCACCGTCAACGACGTCATCCTCGCCACCATCACCGGCGGGCTGCGCGGCTGGCTGATGACCCGCACCGAGTCGCTGGCCGGGTTGCGCCGGGTCCGGGCCGTGGTGCCGGTCTCGGTGATCGACCGGGAGCTCGAGGCGACCTCGCTGGGCAGCCAGATCGAGGCCCACGTCGTCGACCTGCCCGTCGGCGAGGCGAGCCCCGTGGTGCGTCTGCACCAGGTGTCCTACGCCTTCAAGAGCCACCAGGAGACGGGTCGGGGCGTCGCTGCCAACCGGCTCGCCGGCATCGCCGGGTTCGCGCCCAGCACCTTCCACGCGATCGGGTCGCGGGTGGCGGCCTGGGAGAACGTCCGCGGCCTGCAGTTGGTCGTGACCAACGTCCCCGGCCCTCAGTCCCCGCTCTACGCCGCCGGCGCCCGGATGGTGGCGACGTACCCCGTCCCGCCGCTGCTGCCCGGCCACCTGCTGGCGATCGGCGTGACGTCGTACGACGGCGGGGTGTCCTTCGGTCTCACCGTCGACCGCGACAAGGTGCCCGACGCCGAGGTGCTGGGCACCTGCCTGACCGAGGCGCTCGACGAGCTGCTCGACACCGTGACGGGCGCCCGACCCCGGGTGCCGCGCGGCCGCCGCACGAAGAAACCGAGCCGCCCATGA